In one Lycium barbarum isolate Lr01 chromosome 7, ASM1917538v2, whole genome shotgun sequence genomic region, the following are encoded:
- the LOC132603874 gene encoding histone H3.2-like translates to MARTKQTARKSTGGKAPRKQLATKVTRKSAPATGGVKKPHHFRRGTVALREIRKYQKSTELLIIKLPFQRLVREIAHDFKTDLRFQSSAVAALQEVAEAYLVGLFEDTNLCAIHAKRVTIMPKDIQLARRIRGERA, encoded by the coding sequence ATGGCAAGAACAAAGCAAACAGCACGAAAATCGACAGGAGGAAAAGCACCAAGAAAACAATTAGCAACAAAAGTCACAAGGAAATCAGCACCAGCTACTGGAGGAGTGAAGAAACCTCACCATTTCCGTCGTGGAACTGTTGCTCTTCGTGAGATCCGTAAGTACCAGAAGAGTACTGAGCTTTTAATCATAAAGTTACCGTTTCAAAGACTTGTTAGAGAAATAGCACATGATTTCAAGACTGATTTGAGGTTCCAGAGTAGTGCTGTGGCTGCACTTCAAGAAGTAGCTGAGGCGTATTTGGTGGGTTTATTTGAGGATACTAATTTGTGTGCGATTCATGCTAAGAGGGTGACCATTATGCCTAAGGATATTCAGTTGGCTAGGCGTATTAGGGGTGAAAGGGCTTAA
- the LOC132603873 gene encoding octanoyltransferase LIP2, mitochondrial-like, giving the protein MRRNLEVWKMGTVNYLEALKLQEKMASERKALKITDTLLSLQHPPTYTVGKRETVHNLRIPDTDLKAIGAELHYTQRGGDITFHGPHQAILYPIVSLRDIGLGARKYVEKLELTMIELASMYGVKAQVGNKCETGVWVEDRKIGAIGVRISSGITSHGLAFNMDPDLNYFKHIVPCGIMDKDVTSLRKEADVELPAEEVIQEQLISCFIRIFGYNDVILKDKSVL; this is encoded by the coding sequence ATGAGGCGTAATCTTGAGGTTTGGAAGATGGGCACTGTCAATTACCTGGAGGCGCTGAAGCTCCAAGAAAAGATGGCATCTGAGAGAAAAGCCCTTAAAATTACTGATACCCTATTATCTCTACAACATCCACCGACATATACAGTTGGCAAAAGGGAAACAGTTCATAATCTACGCATTCCAGATACAGACCTAAAAGCCATTGGGGCAGAACTTCATTATACACAAAGAGGAGGTGACATTACTTTTCATGGCCCTCACCAAGCAATCTTGTATCCCATTGTTTCGTTGCGCGATATTGGTTTGGGGGCTCGAAAATATGTCGAGAAGCTTGAGCTAACCATGATTGAATTGGCATCTATGTACGGTGTGAAAGCACAGGTTGGAAATAAATGCGAAACAGGGGTTTGGGTTGAGGACAGAAAGATTGGCGCAATTGGGGTTAGAATTTCATCTGGGATTACATCTCATGGATTAGCATTCAATATGGATCCGGATTTAAACTACTTTAAGCATATTGTGCCTTGTGGTATTATGGATAAAGATGTTACATCTTTGAGGAAAGAGGCAGATGTAGAGCTTCCTGCTGAAGAAGTGATACAAGAGCAACTGATCTCTTGTTTTATAAGAATATTTGGGTACAACGATGTCATTTTGAAAGATAAGTCAGTGTTATAA